Proteins encoded within one genomic window of Nitrospina gracilis 3/211:
- a CDS encoding HrcA family transcriptional regulator — protein sequence MKRASELWVQMFPDEHNAELLIDGLINLLDQPEFSENVEKMKRLMKTVEEKAKLIRLLDQCMLEDGLTVLIGEENPDEDLEGFSLIAQNYRMGEEKLGTLAVFGPKRMDYQKMIGIVNSTADNVSEFLTNK from the coding sequence GTGAAAAGAGCGAGCGAGCTGTGGGTGCAGATGTTCCCCGACGAGCACAACGCGGAGCTGTTGATCGACGGCCTCATCAACCTGCTCGACCAGCCGGAGTTTTCCGAAAACGTCGAGAAGATGAAGCGACTCATGAAAACCGTCGAGGAAAAGGCGAAGCTAATCAGACTGCTCGACCAGTGCATGCTGGAAGACGGCCTCACCGTGTTGATCGGCGAGGAAAACCCGGACGAGGATCTGGAAGGCTTCAGCCTCATCGCGCAGAACTACCGCATGGGCGAAGAAAAACTGGGCACGCTCGCGGTGTTCGGTCCCAAGCGCATGGATTATCAGAAAATGATCGGAATCGTGAACTCGACCGCAGACAACGTGTCGGAGTTTTTGACAAATAAATAA
- a CDS encoding HrcA family transcriptional regulator: MPSTRIDDRSRTILMETVSNYITTAEPVGSGTISRNLEQRLSPATIRHVMADLEEMGFLHQPHTSAGRVPTDQGYRFFVNELLQIQIQNPAPLAAFPRDLQQHSLDEILESACSFLSTCSHQAGLVMVPSFWDLALKNIQFIHLTSGKLLAVFESQMGMLQNKIIETGEALSQDRLNAVSNYLNREFGGRSLKAIRQELQHRKKMNGRATTNW, translated from the coding sequence ATGCCCTCGACCCGTATAGACGACAGATCGCGCACCATTCTGATGGAGACGGTGAGCAATTACATCACCACGGCGGAACCCGTCGGTTCCGGCACCATCTCGCGCAATCTTGAGCAGCGCCTGAGTCCTGCCACCATACGCCACGTGATGGCGGACCTGGAGGAAATGGGGTTCCTGCACCAGCCGCACACCTCGGCGGGACGCGTCCCCACCGACCAGGGCTACCGGTTTTTCGTCAACGAGCTGTTGCAGATTCAGATCCAGAACCCCGCGCCGCTGGCGGCGTTCCCGCGCGATCTCCAGCAACATTCGCTGGATGAGATTCTGGAGTCGGCGTGTTCGTTTCTCTCCACCTGTTCGCACCAGGCGGGGCTGGTGATGGTGCCCAGCTTCTGGGACCTCGCGCTCAAGAACATCCAGTTCATCCACCTCACCTCCGGCAAACTGCTGGCGGTGTTCGAGTCGCAGATGGGCATGTTGCAGAACAAGATCATCGAAACCGGCGAGGCGCTGTCGCAGGATCGATTGAACGCAGTTTCCAATTACCTGAACCGCGAGTTCGGCGGGCGGTCGCTGAAAGCCATTCGGCAGGAACTTCAGCACCGTAAAAAAATGAACGGGCGCGCTACAACGAACTGGTGA
- the grpE gene encoding nucleotide exchange factor GrpE, giving the protein MSKKSDTYDKAEEEKKIDAEDAAETGEPANDAAEPEVVNEDSAETLLKKKDEELAEMRNEVLRMRADVENIRRRLTKEKEDAIAFANQKLIKSLIPVFDNLDRALKAPDTNVESLKEGVRMTAKQFEAIFEKEKVEPITAVGEKFDPSVHEVLAQIESHEHEENTVIEEYVRGYKMNGRVLLPAKVATAKKPSGDKPADPAA; this is encoded by the coding sequence ATGAGTAAGAAAAGCGACACCTACGATAAAGCCGAAGAGGAAAAGAAAATCGACGCCGAAGACGCCGCCGAAACGGGAGAGCCTGCCAATGATGCGGCGGAACCGGAAGTGGTGAACGAGGACTCCGCGGAGACGCTTCTTAAAAAAAAGGACGAGGAACTCGCCGAAATGCGGAACGAAGTGCTCCGCATGCGCGCCGATGTGGAAAACATCCGCCGCCGCCTGACCAAGGAAAAGGAAGACGCCATCGCCTTCGCCAACCAGAAGCTCATCAAAAGCCTCATTCCGGTGTTCGACAACCTCGACCGCGCGCTCAAGGCGCCGGACACCAACGTGGAAAGCCTGAAGGAAGGCGTGCGCATGACCGCCAAGCAATTCGAGGCGATCTTCGAGAAGGAAAAGGTCGAACCCATCACCGCCGTCGGCGAGAAGTTCGATCCCTCCGTACACGAGGTCCTGGCGCAGATCGAGTCGCACGAGCACGAGGAAAACACCGTCATTGAGGAATACGTGCGCGGTTACAAGATGAACGGACGCGTCCTGCTTCCGGCCAAAGTCGCCACCGCCAAAAAACCGAGCGGGGACAAACCCGCCGATCCTGCCGCCTGA
- the hslV gene encoding ATP-dependent protease subunit HslV gives MDSQTPHGTTILSVRHQGQVAMGGDGQVTLGPTVMKHSAQKVRRMYNNQIIAGFAGGTADAFALFARFEEKLEKYNGNLSRAAVELAKDWRTDKLLRRLEAMLLVANKDNSFLISGTGDVIEPDDGIIAIGSGGMFAQSAAKALARHSSLTARQIVEEAMKIAQDVCIYTNDHLTIEEL, from the coding sequence ATGGATTCCCAGACACCACATGGAACAACAATATTGTCCGTCCGCCACCAGGGGCAGGTCGCCATGGGCGGCGACGGGCAGGTGACACTCGGCCCGACGGTGATGAAGCACTCGGCGCAAAAGGTCCGCCGGATGTACAACAACCAGATCATTGCCGGATTCGCCGGCGGCACGGCGGATGCGTTCGCCCTGTTTGCGCGGTTCGAGGAAAAGCTGGAAAAATACAACGGCAACCTGTCACGCGCGGCGGTGGAACTGGCCAAGGACTGGCGCACCGACAAACTCCTGCGCCGGCTGGAAGCCATGCTTCTCGTTGCGAACAAGGATAACAGCTTCCTCATTTCCGGAACGGGCGACGTGATCGAACCGGACGACGGCATCATCGCCATCGGCTCCGGAGGCATGTTTGCGCAGTCGGCCGCGAAAGCGCTGGCACGCCACTCGAGCCTGACCGCCCGGCAGATCGTGGAAGAGGCCATGAAGATTGCGCAGGACGTCTGCATCTACACCAATGATCATCTCACCATCGAGGAGTTGTGA
- the argB gene encoding acetylglutamate kinase: MEALINKAEMLIEALPYIKSFYRKTFVIKYGGNAMVSEELKDTFALDVVMMKYIGINPVIVHGGGPQIGKTLEMFGIESQFIDGHRITSKEMIDVVEMVLGGKVNQDIVTLINSHDGNAVGITGKDGNLIQAKRYKHVKKSPETNQSEIIDLGLVGEITQVNVRILQEIDEAGFIPVIAPIGQGDKGETLNINADIVASKVASALKAEKLLLMTDTEGVKGKNGKLIPNLTRRKAQELIKSKVIKDGMLPKVNCCLDALKAGVGKTHIIDGRVRHSLLLEIFTKEGVGTQIVDK, from the coding sequence ATGGAAGCATTGATCAACAAAGCCGAGATGCTGATCGAGGCCCTGCCTTACATCAAAAGCTTTTACAGGAAAACATTCGTCATCAAGTACGGTGGCAACGCCATGGTTTCCGAAGAATTGAAGGATACCTTCGCGCTGGACGTGGTGATGATGAAGTACATCGGCATCAATCCCGTCATCGTGCACGGCGGCGGCCCGCAGATCGGCAAGACCCTTGAGATGTTCGGCATCGAGTCGCAGTTCATCGACGGCCACCGCATCACCTCCAAAGAAATGATCGATGTGGTGGAAATGGTTCTCGGCGGCAAGGTGAACCAGGATATCGTGACGCTCATCAACAGCCACGACGGCAACGCAGTGGGCATCACCGGCAAGGACGGCAACCTCATCCAGGCGAAGCGGTACAAGCACGTCAAGAAATCGCCGGAGACGAACCAGTCGGAGATCATCGATCTTGGCCTGGTGGGCGAGATCACGCAAGTGAACGTGCGCATCCTGCAGGAAATCGACGAAGCCGGGTTCATCCCCGTCATCGCGCCGATCGGCCAGGGCGACAAGGGCGAAACGCTCAATATCAACGCCGACATCGTCGCTTCGAAAGTCGCATCCGCGCTGAAGGCGGAAAAGCTCCTGCTCATGACCGACACCGAGGGTGTGAAGGGTAAAAACGGCAAACTCATTCCCAACCTCACCCGGCGAAAAGCGCAGGAACTCATCAAATCCAAAGTCATCAAGGACGGCATGTTGCCCAAGGTGAACTGCTGCCTCGACGCGTTGAAAGCGGGCGTCGGCAAAACTCACATCATCGATGGCCGTGTGCGCCACTCCCTGTTGCTCGAAATCTTCACGAAAGAAGGCGTCGGCACGCAGATCGTGGACAAATAA
- the hslU gene encoding ATP-dependent protease ATPase subunit HslU, translating into MADLSTQTPKTVKERETFLAALTPKAIVHELNRFIVGQEKAKRAVAVALRNRWRRQQLDPELREEVAPKNILMIGPTGVGKTEIARRLAKLSKSPFIKVEASKYTEVGYVGRDVESMIRDLVELTRNMVRQEQEEDVQKEARKGAEERLLDILLPPHPSQRHPGQKEYELDDLGQQQYQQTREKFRGYLHEGKFDDRDVEIEVQAKSPYMVDIMSPPGMEDMDSNIKDMLGNLMPKKTSHKKMKVPEALKVLTQEEAEKLVDQDKVNQEAVERAQQSGIVFIDEIDKITARSGMSGGPDVSREGVQRDLLPIVEGASVSTKYGIVKTDHILFISAGAFHSSKPSDLIPEFQGRFPIRVELESLTQKDFVLILTEPGNALIKQYSALLNTEGIDLTFTDDAIEEIASMAAQVNERTENIGARRLQTVMEKLLEDLLFDASTMEAQTVTIEGSQVKEKLGGIIEDQDLSRYIL; encoded by the coding sequence ATGGCGGATCTCTCGACCCAGACCCCGAAAACCGTTAAAGAACGGGAAACGTTTTTGGCGGCACTCACGCCGAAGGCCATCGTGCACGAACTCAACCGGTTCATCGTCGGTCAGGAAAAAGCCAAGCGCGCCGTCGCCGTGGCGCTCCGCAACCGCTGGCGGCGTCAGCAGTTGGATCCGGAACTGCGCGAGGAAGTCGCCCCGAAAAATATTCTCATGATCGGCCCCACCGGGGTCGGCAAGACAGAAATCGCAAGGCGGCTGGCGAAGCTGTCGAAATCGCCCTTCATCAAAGTCGAGGCATCGAAGTACACCGAAGTCGGCTACGTCGGCCGCGATGTGGAGTCGATGATCCGCGACTTGGTGGAACTGACGCGCAACATGGTGCGGCAGGAGCAGGAAGAGGACGTGCAGAAGGAGGCCAGGAAAGGGGCGGAAGAGCGCCTGCTCGACATACTTCTGCCGCCGCACCCCAGCCAGCGGCACCCGGGCCAGAAGGAATACGAACTGGACGACCTCGGCCAGCAACAGTACCAGCAGACGCGTGAGAAGTTCCGCGGATATCTGCACGAAGGCAAATTCGACGACCGCGACGTGGAGATCGAGGTGCAGGCCAAGTCGCCGTACATGGTCGATATCATGTCACCGCCCGGCATGGAGGACATGGATTCCAACATCAAGGACATGCTGGGCAACCTGATGCCGAAAAAAACCTCCCACAAGAAAATGAAAGTGCCGGAGGCATTGAAGGTGCTGACGCAGGAGGAAGCGGAAAAACTGGTGGACCAGGACAAGGTCAACCAGGAAGCGGTCGAAAGGGCCCAGCAAAGCGGTATCGTGTTCATCGACGAAATCGACAAGATCACCGCGCGCTCCGGCATGAGCGGCGGACCCGACGTTTCCCGTGAAGGGGTTCAACGCGACCTCCTGCCCATTGTCGAAGGCGCATCGGTCTCCACCAAGTACGGCATCGTCAAGACCGATCACATCCTGTTCATCTCAGCCGGCGCGTTCCATTCATCGAAACCGTCGGACCTGATCCCGGAGTTTCAGGGACGATTCCCGATCCGCGTCGAGTTGGAGTCGCTCACGCAAAAGGATTTCGTGCTCATCCTCACGGAACCGGGCAATGCGCTCATCAAGCAGTACTCGGCACTGCTCAATACCGAGGGCATCGACCTCACGTTCACCGACGACGCAATCGAAGAGATCGCGTCGATGGCGGCGCAGGTCAACGAACGCACCGAGAACATTGGCGCACGCAGACTGCAAACCGTCATGGAAAAACTGCTGGAAGACCTGTTGTTCGACGCCTCGACGATGGAGGCGCAAACCGTAACCATTGAAGGCTCACAGGTGAAAGAAAAACTGGGTGGCATCATAGAGGACCAGGACCTGAGCCGCTACATCCTGTAA
- a CDS encoding tyrosine recombinase XerC: MDKLIQSFRTHLVGEKNASPNTVTGYLKDLEQFAGFLRQTGHACTADGTIDIHQVDRLAVRSYLAYLYEQSCTGSTMNRKLSALRTFFQFLCRENYIKTNVVKTIPAPRKKNALPAYLTVDEMFRLLELPAKEGFLGIRDRAMLELFYGTGMRISELTGLTLASIHLDERRVNVLGKGKKERILPLGRKAADAVRAYMKERQALLAKKKPELPPAQLFLNTRGGAVTVRGVRKILHRYLGPAFSKGVSPHSLRHSFATHLLEGGADLRSIQEMLGHASLSTTQKYTHLTIDRLMETYDKSHPRAQQLDANSAKP, encoded by the coding sequence CCTCGAGCAGTTCGCGGGGTTCCTGCGCCAGACTGGGCATGCCTGCACCGCAGACGGGACGATCGACATCCACCAGGTCGACCGGCTGGCGGTGCGTTCGTACCTCGCATACCTATATGAACAATCCTGCACCGGCAGCACCATGAACCGCAAGTTGTCGGCGCTTCGCACCTTTTTCCAGTTTCTATGCAGGGAGAACTATATCAAAACCAACGTAGTGAAAACCATCCCGGCGCCGCGAAAAAAGAACGCGCTCCCCGCCTACCTCACGGTGGACGAGATGTTCCGCCTGCTGGAGCTTCCCGCAAAGGAAGGGTTTCTCGGCATACGCGACCGCGCCATGCTGGAGTTGTTCTACGGCACCGGCATGCGTATCAGCGAGTTGACCGGACTTACCCTCGCCTCCATTCACCTCGACGAGCGCCGGGTCAATGTGCTCGGCAAGGGAAAAAAAGAACGCATTTTGCCCCTCGGCCGGAAAGCCGCGGATGCGGTCCGCGCTTATATGAAAGAGAGGCAGGCACTGCTCGCAAAGAAAAAACCAGAGCTGCCTCCCGCGCAACTGTTCCTCAACACCCGCGGCGGAGCGGTGACGGTGCGCGGGGTGCGCAAGATCCTCCACCGCTACCTGGGACCGGCCTTTTCAAAAGGGGTGTCCCCCCATTCCCTGCGTCATTCCTTCGCAACACATTTGCTCGAAGGCGGGGCGGATTTGCGTTCCATTCAGGAAATGCTGGGACACGCCAGTCTCTCCACCACGCAGAAATACACGCATCTGACCATCGACCGGCTGATGGAGACTTATGACAAATCCCACCCACGCGCCCAACAATTGGATGCCAATTCGGCCAAACCATGA